A DNA window from Bdellovibrio sp. BCCA contains the following coding sequences:
- a CDS encoding outer membrane beta-barrel protein encodes MKHFAIVFVIVALFISTQAKAVGFYIEPGITYEKGDNKLEWPAPLGDSTGNTRGLGVDLKLGMHVESSFFIALEGAYSKPHFEQSATNYDADAKSTLYGAVIGAQMPVVGLRIWAGYIFGGELDPDESGGVDVKFKDARGPKVGLGFKILMLSLNVEYMDLEYNDSVLEKPGSVAGSLDNKLKNKLGLVSLSIPLTL; translated from the coding sequence GTGAAACATTTCGCAATTGTCTTTGTTATCGTGGCTCTTTTTATTTCCACTCAAGCTAAGGCCGTGGGGTTTTACATCGAACCGGGGATTACCTATGAAAAAGGTGATAACAAATTAGAATGGCCAGCGCCGTTGGGAGACTCAACAGGAAACACTCGAGGATTGGGTGTGGATTTGAAGTTAGGAATGCACGTTGAAAGTTCTTTCTTTATCGCTCTTGAAGGAGCTTATTCAAAGCCGCACTTTGAGCAGTCAGCAACCAACTATGATGCTGACGCTAAATCGACATTGTATGGAGCCGTGATTGGTGCGCAGATGCCTGTCGTGGGTTTGCGCATCTGGGCCGGATACATCTTTGGCGGAGAGTTGGATCCGGATGAAAGTGGAGGAGTGGACGTGAAATTCAAAGATGCCAGAGGACCCAAAGTCGGACTGGGATTTAAAATCTTAATGCTCAGTCTGAACGTGGAGTACATGGATCTTGAGTACAACGACTCGGTTTTAGAAAAGCCAGGCTCAGTGGCAGGGAGTTTAGATAATAAACTTAAAAATAAATTGGGCTTAGTCAGTCTCAGTATACCGCTAACGTTATAG
- a CDS encoding DUF366 family protein yields the protein MQSHFIEKKFAYDGTQLRSLFAYLDHGILGPSIVSWQGPCSISFDHMVDGEDLLAKAVIQGDEMLHFIIEVFDRDLFSGVLLQRMFASIAKDYLQHNSSSVLGERSLHRDGDDIYLDDRKLSISIATRSPVSVMVHFAMNITNKGTPVETLSLGDLKLDPRRVSEDLMTLFRKEFISIVTATQKVRPVP from the coding sequence ATGCAAAGTCATTTTATCGAAAAGAAATTTGCTTACGATGGGACTCAGCTTCGCTCTTTGTTTGCTTATCTTGATCACGGAATTTTAGGACCTTCCATCGTTTCTTGGCAGGGGCCTTGTTCTATTTCTTTTGATCACATGGTTGATGGGGAAGATCTTTTGGCCAAGGCTGTGATTCAAGGCGATGAAATGCTTCATTTCATTATCGAAGTTTTTGATCGTGATTTGTTTTCGGGCGTTTTGTTGCAACGAATGTTTGCGTCTATTGCAAAAGACTATTTGCAACATAATTCTTCTTCGGTGTTGGGCGAGAGAAGTCTGCACCGTGATGGGGACGACATCTATTTGGATGATAGAAAGCTCAGTATCAGTATTGCCACTCGTTCGCCGGTTTCTGTGATGGTGCATTTCGCGATGAATATAACGAACAAGGGAACACCTGTAGAGACACTGAGCTTGGGGGATTTAAAATTAGATCCTCGTCGTGTGTCCGAGGATCTGATGACTCTTTTTAGAAAAGAATTTATTTCGATCGTCACAGCTACGCAGAAAGTGCGCCCTGTTCCTTAG
- the secD gene encoding protein translocase subunit SecD: MDGLRWRSILAGLGVAAAIVWVLPNVVHFGEKTWWPSKQKLNYGLDIQGGLHLVMGVDVDGVVKESTNRMIVSMKAEMQKENIPFADVKSEKPEQGEIQISVAQASGKAAVEKFLSEKYSTVLQTMGTTDTVVTVRYFDAYLNDYKNRVIQQAIETIRNRIDEFGVAEPSISQQGSNRILIQLPGMADAEKAKQLINTTAKLDFMVVSHEKTPQELQAMIAEAEKAGNYNMTTMKYSEYVTRLNEDLKGKLPEKSVVFFEKSSNATTMEAGAVPYLLKTDTDLGGGALDDAFVGYDQYGSPQVSLHFNSAGAAKFADLTGNNVGKQMAIVLDKVVKSAPSIRDRIAGGQAVVTLGGGRDRNQMMEEAKMISTALRAGALPASLEQLEERRVGPTLGADAIDKAKMGSFVGAAIIVIFMLVYYKSMGAVASLVLGLNILSIFALLTSFGATLTLPGIAGIALTVGFAVDANVLINERIKEELALGHSIKIAVKEGYHRAMSAIIDANVTTAAMAVVLLYFGTGPVRGFAVTLLIGIVTSMFANVFVSKVIVDTLVYKFNFKKLSV; the protein is encoded by the coding sequence ATGGACGGACTTCGTTGGAGATCTATTCTCGCAGGTTTAGGTGTAGCGGCAGCTATCGTATGGGTATTGCCGAACGTTGTACATTTCGGTGAAAAAACATGGTGGCCTTCTAAGCAGAAGCTAAACTATGGTTTGGACATTCAAGGTGGTTTGCATCTTGTGATGGGCGTTGACGTTGACGGTGTGGTGAAAGAAAGCACAAACCGTATGATCGTTTCCATGAAAGCGGAAATGCAAAAAGAAAACATCCCGTTTGCGGATGTAAAATCAGAAAAGCCAGAGCAAGGGGAGATTCAAATCTCTGTAGCTCAAGCTTCCGGTAAAGCAGCTGTTGAGAAGTTTCTTTCTGAAAAATACTCTACAGTTTTGCAAACAATGGGCACAACAGACACTGTGGTGACTGTTCGTTACTTTGATGCTTATTTAAACGATTACAAAAATCGCGTAATTCAGCAAGCTATCGAGACAATCCGTAACCGTATCGACGAATTCGGTGTGGCGGAGCCTTCAATCTCTCAACAAGGTTCTAACCGCATCTTGATCCAGCTTCCTGGTATGGCTGATGCTGAAAAAGCAAAACAGTTGATCAATACAACAGCGAAATTGGATTTCATGGTTGTTTCTCATGAAAAAACTCCGCAAGAACTTCAAGCGATGATCGCTGAAGCAGAAAAAGCGGGGAACTACAACATGACAACGATGAAGTACTCTGAGTACGTGACTCGTTTGAATGAAGACTTGAAAGGCAAACTTCCTGAAAAGTCTGTTGTGTTCTTTGAGAAATCTTCAAATGCAACAACAATGGAAGCAGGTGCTGTTCCTTATCTATTGAAAACAGATACAGACTTGGGTGGTGGAGCTTTGGATGACGCGTTTGTTGGTTACGACCAATACGGCAGTCCTCAAGTTTCTTTGCACTTCAACTCTGCAGGTGCGGCTAAATTCGCAGACCTTACTGGTAACAACGTTGGTAAGCAAATGGCCATCGTTCTTGATAAGGTTGTGAAATCAGCTCCAAGCATTCGTGACCGTATCGCGGGTGGACAAGCTGTAGTGACTTTGGGTGGCGGTCGTGACCGTAACCAAATGATGGAAGAAGCAAAAATGATTTCAACAGCTCTTCGTGCCGGTGCATTGCCAGCATCTCTTGAGCAGTTGGAAGAAAGACGCGTGGGTCCTACATTGGGTGCCGATGCGATTGATAAAGCGAAAATGGGATCTTTTGTAGGCGCTGCGATCATCGTGATCTTTATGCTTGTGTACTACAAATCAATGGGTGCCGTTGCGAGTTTGGTTTTGGGACTTAATATCCTTTCTATCTTTGCCTTGCTCACAAGTTTTGGTGCGACTCTGACTTTACCGGGTATTGCGGGTATCGCTTTGACGGTGGGTTTTGCGGTCGATGCCAACGTGTTGATCAATGAGCGAATCAAAGAAGAGTTGGCTTTGGGTCACAGTATTAAGATTGCCGTTAAGGAAGGTTATCACCGTGCGATGTCAGCCATCATTGACGCCAACGTCACAACAGCAGCTATGGCCGTGGTTCTTTTGTACTTCGGTACAGGACCTGTGCGTGGATTTGCCGTGACTCTTTTGATCGGTATCGTGACTTCTATGTTTGCGAACGTGTTCGTATCAAAAGTGATCGTGGATACTCTTGTTTATAAGTTTAACTTTAAAAAGCTCTCTGTGTAG
- a CDS encoding DUF3617 domain-containing protein — translation MKFILSLLAFIYAVPSMAFDIKPGLWEVSTVVTYDGKQFDPQAELKKAMANMPPEYKKKMEAAMKSSGTMGNFTENGFKVCYTKDMLDNPKKVMDASKKCKMNLKTQSSTKLTGTFDCPEDKTSGTFDWTVKNQNQYEGVMTGKTKDGKSSVIRQNAKFVSADCGSVKPEL, via the coding sequence ATGAAATTTATTTTGTCTCTTCTAGCATTTATTTATGCGGTACCCAGCATGGCGTTTGATATCAAGCCCGGCCTTTGGGAAGTATCCACAGTTGTCACCTATGATGGAAAGCAGTTCGATCCTCAGGCAGAGCTAAAAAAAGCGATGGCGAATATGCCGCCAGAATATAAAAAGAAAATGGAAGCTGCGATGAAAAGCAGTGGCACTATGGGGAACTTTACAGAAAACGGTTTCAAAGTTTGTTATACAAAAGACATGCTCGACAACCCGAAAAAAGTGATGGACGCTTCCAAGAAATGCAAAATGAATTTGAAGACGCAGTCTTCGACAAAGTTGACGGGGACGTTCGATTGTCCTGAAGATAAAACTTCCGGCACATTTGATTGGACCGTGAAAAATCAAAATCAGTATGAAGGTGTGATGACGGGAAAAACCAAAGACGGGAAAAGTTCTGTGATTCGTCAGAACGCCAAGTTTGTGTCCGCCGACTGCGGTTCGGTAAAGCCTGAATTGTAA
- the recJ gene encoding single-stranded-DNA-specific exonuclease RecJ — protein MNPLWKPRELLTEAEAPSKVEGQWPSLIGKILAARGFAESAEVEKLLFPKLADMKDPLSLKGMSHALERLGKAYLNGEKICIYADFDLDGTSGLALLKTGMLALGFPEVLHYQPKRLSEGYGFHAAAVEELHKQGVSLIITVDVGITAHAAVNRARELGVDVILTDHHLPAETIPDAFVVVNPNQGDCPSGLGFLCGAGVAFYLLRGLKRYFQDHPQLPKNNWDLKEVLDYFVIGTLTDMVPLVEDNRVLVKHGLVKLAETKRAGLRALLEELDLIDRPLTSQDVAIRFAPKLNALSRMESGVLPIDIFLLEDAAKARSMVREVMKNNSTRVQLQNDAEVEAQELLKEWPHKDFVFVASKNFHRGVVGLIATKLTQVYNKPAFVGSLGDDGMIVGSARLPQGQEACLVEAMSSAQELLSRFGGHSAAAGFEIAETRVTNFVEKLSGHFSDLREKPKPLEIFYDVEAKLSEVGASLMKWYDFVGPFGAGFSIPLIHFSNVQVLSKRELKGGHLRLKIADADGQTSSEALLFTPTPRQLDTLQNIPGFYNVLGELQWNYFAGQKTIQILIRDLKAAT, from the coding sequence ATGAACCCATTATGGAAGCCGCGTGAATTACTGACAGAAGCCGAAGCTCCCTCGAAAGTCGAGGGGCAATGGCCTTCTCTGATCGGAAAAATTCTGGCGGCTCGTGGGTTCGCTGAATCCGCTGAAGTTGAAAAACTTCTTTTTCCTAAGCTCGCTGATATGAAAGATCCCCTTAGTTTAAAGGGGATGTCTCATGCTCTTGAGCGCCTAGGTAAAGCCTATCTTAACGGTGAAAAAATCTGCATCTATGCTGACTTTGACCTTGATGGAACTTCAGGTCTAGCTCTCCTAAAAACGGGAATGCTGGCTTTAGGTTTTCCAGAAGTTTTGCATTACCAACCAAAACGTCTTTCTGAAGGGTACGGCTTTCATGCGGCGGCCGTTGAAGAGCTTCACAAGCAAGGTGTGTCCTTAATTATCACTGTCGATGTCGGCATTACCGCTCATGCGGCCGTGAATCGTGCCCGCGAATTGGGTGTGGATGTGATTTTAACGGATCACCACTTACCGGCCGAAACAATTCCAGATGCCTTTGTTGTTGTGAATCCCAATCAAGGGGATTGTCCTTCAGGTTTAGGCTTCTTGTGTGGTGCTGGTGTTGCATTCTATCTTCTTCGCGGATTAAAACGATACTTCCAAGATCATCCGCAACTTCCTAAAAACAATTGGGATTTAAAAGAAGTGCTCGATTATTTTGTGATCGGCACTTTAACCGATATGGTGCCATTGGTTGAGGATAACCGTGTTTTAGTAAAGCATGGTCTAGTGAAGCTTGCTGAGACCAAAAGAGCCGGACTTCGAGCATTACTTGAAGAGTTAGATTTGATTGATCGTCCTTTAACTTCCCAAGATGTGGCGATTCGGTTTGCTCCGAAACTCAATGCGCTTTCACGTATGGAGTCAGGTGTTCTTCCTATTGATATTTTCCTTTTAGAAGATGCGGCAAAGGCGCGATCCATGGTGCGCGAGGTGATGAAGAACAATTCCACTCGAGTTCAACTTCAAAACGACGCCGAAGTGGAAGCTCAAGAATTACTTAAAGAGTGGCCTCATAAGGACTTTGTTTTTGTCGCTTCTAAAAACTTCCATCGTGGGGTTGTGGGCTTGATCGCAACAAAGCTCACTCAGGTTTATAACAAGCCAGCGTTTGTGGGATCTCTTGGTGATGACGGAATGATCGTGGGAAGCGCGCGCCTTCCACAAGGGCAGGAAGCATGTCTAGTCGAGGCCATGTCTTCAGCACAAGAGTTGCTCAGCCGTTTTGGCGGTCACTCAGCCGCTGCGGGATTTGAAATTGCTGAAACTCGCGTGACTAATTTTGTTGAAAAACTTTCGGGTCACTTTTCCGATTTGCGTGAAAAGCCGAAGCCTTTAGAAATTTTCTATGACGTTGAGGCGAAGCTTTCCGAAGTTGGAGCAAGTCTTATGAAGTGGTATGACTTTGTCGGACCTTTCGGGGCGGGCTTCTCGATTCCTTTGATTCATTTTTCCAATGTCCAAGTTCTTTCAAAAAGAGAACTCAAGGGTGGACATCTTCGTTTAAAGATTGCTGATGCCGATGGGCAGACTTCTTCTGAGGCTTTGTTGTTTACACCAACGCCTCGTCAGCTAGATACTTTGCAGAACATTCCGGGATTTTATAATGTCCTCGGAGAGCTTCAATGGAACTATTTTGCAGGTCAGAAGACAATTCAGATTTTGATTCGTGACCTAAAGGCTGCAACATGA
- the queA gene encoding tRNA preQ1(34) S-adenosylmethionine ribosyltransferase-isomerase QueA, translating to MKITDLDFAFPEELIATAPQRPSRVMWVQENGEPQEISIQELMERIPSGDVLVVNNTRVLKRRVFAGDIEILFLKQTNQFDWEVLFPSKKHKIGSALELPLGLTMTLIEKGRPQKVRLNQEVTEDYFQKVAELPLPPYIQKARDQRHTVDADESWYQTAWAKSPGSFAAPTASLHFSSEDMQKLRERGVKIVEVTLHVGLGTFLPVTAEDLNDHDMHEEYVEVSAETWKVIADVRASNGKVWSLGTTTTRSLESAAQGLLQGSAETGYRGFTKLLIQPGYKFKVVNRLLTNFHQPQSTLLALVAGFSSLERVKACYQWAIERKFRLFSYGDLSCWTETQQ from the coding sequence ATGAAAATCACCGATCTGGATTTTGCTTTTCCTGAAGAGCTTATTGCCACAGCCCCTCAGCGTCCTTCGCGCGTGATGTGGGTGCAGGAAAATGGCGAGCCTCAAGAAATTTCAATTCAAGAATTGATGGAGCGAATTCCATCCGGCGATGTTTTAGTCGTCAACAACACGCGAGTTTTAAAACGTCGTGTGTTTGCCGGAGATATTGAGATTCTTTTTCTCAAACAAACAAATCAGTTTGATTGGGAAGTCTTGTTTCCATCAAAGAAACACAAAATCGGTTCGGCACTCGAACTTCCTTTGGGTCTCACGATGACCTTGATTGAAAAAGGTCGTCCACAAAAAGTGCGTCTCAATCAAGAAGTGACCGAAGATTATTTTCAAAAAGTCGCCGAACTTCCTTTACCTCCGTACATTCAAAAAGCCCGTGATCAAAGACACACTGTGGATGCCGACGAATCTTGGTATCAAACGGCGTGGGCGAAATCGCCGGGGAGTTTTGCAGCTCCGACAGCGAGTTTGCATTTTTCAAGTGAAGACATGCAAAAGCTTCGCGAACGTGGCGTGAAGATTGTTGAAGTCACTTTGCACGTGGGGCTTGGAACTTTCTTGCCGGTGACGGCAGAAGATCTGAACGATCATGATATGCACGAAGAGTATGTTGAAGTGAGTGCTGAAACTTGGAAAGTGATTGCAGATGTGCGTGCTTCGAATGGCAAAGTGTGGTCACTCGGAACAACGACGACGCGTTCGTTGGAGAGTGCCGCGCAGGGACTTCTGCAAGGTTCTGCAGAAACAGGCTATCGTGGCTTTACAAAATTATTAATTCAACCCGGTTATAAATTTAAAGTGGTCAATCGACTTTTAACGAACTTTCATCAGCCGCAGTCAACGTTGCTAGCTTTAGTGGCAGGATTTTCTTCTCTTGAGAGAGTAAAAGCTTGCTATCAATGGGCGATTGAGAGAAAGTTCCGACTCTTTTCTTACGGAGATCTATCGTGCTGGACGGAAACTCAACAATGA
- the yajC gene encoding preprotein translocase subunit YajC — protein sequence MFNGLLVSTAYAQTASGGGQPSAFEMFVPFIFIFVIFYFLIIRPQAKRQKEHQKFLAEVKRGDEVVTSSGILGRVEGITDQFVTLEIAEGVKVKMLRSQIATSQKAATTEEKK from the coding sequence ATGTTTAACGGACTTCTTGTATCGACAGCCTATGCGCAAACAGCTTCCGGTGGTGGTCAACCATCAGCATTTGAAATGTTTGTGCCTTTTATCTTTATCTTCGTGATCTTTTATTTCCTCATCATTCGTCCTCAAGCGAAGAGACAAAAAGAACATCAGAAGTTCCTTGCCGAAGTTAAGCGCGGTGACGAAGTCGTTACTTCGTCTGGAATCCTTGGTCGTGTGGAAGGCATCACGGATCAATTCGTGACATTGGAAATTGCTGAAGGCGTGAAAGTAAAAATGCTTCGCAGTCAGATTGCAACATCTCAGAAAGCAGCAACAACAGAGGAAAAGAAATAA
- the queC gene encoding 7-cyano-7-deazaguanine synthase QueC, translating to MKSTKKVVVLLSAGLDSTVNVYEAIKHHHEVVLALTFNYGQRAAKKEMEASAKIAAHLNIPHKIVDLPWFKDFNKSSLLVEDQDVPTGAQVAIDDLEKSEETKKSVWVPNRNGIFLNIAAAFAEALGAHAVIPGFNAEEAATFPDNSKEFMDASTKAFRYSTSNHVTVGCYTVHMKKPDIVRLGQGLKIPWELIWPCYFSGDKWCGQCESCQRSKRAFASAGVDVKHLFKE from the coding sequence ATGAAATCAACAAAAAAAGTAGTGGTACTTCTGTCGGCGGGTTTAGACTCGACGGTGAATGTTTATGAAGCGATTAAGCATCATCATGAAGTGGTATTGGCGTTAACGTTTAATTACGGACAAAGAGCTGCGAAAAAAGAGATGGAGGCCTCTGCAAAGATTGCCGCTCATCTTAATATTCCGCACAAGATTGTGGATCTTCCTTGGTTTAAAGATTTCAATAAATCCTCTTTGTTGGTCGAAGATCAAGATGTTCCTACCGGAGCGCAAGTAGCTATCGACGATCTTGAAAAATCAGAAGAAACCAAGAAGTCAGTCTGGGTTCCTAACCGCAATGGTATTTTTTTGAATATCGCTGCGGCTTTCGCAGAAGCCTTAGGCGCGCATGCCGTGATTCCGGGATTTAACGCCGAGGAAGCGGCGACCTTTCCTGATAACTCAAAAGAATTTATGGACGCTTCTACAAAGGCGTTTCGTTATTCCACATCGAATCATGTGACGGTGGGATGTTATACGGTTCATATGAAAAAACCGGACATCGTTCGTCTGGGGCAAGGGTTAAAAATTCCTTGGGAGTTAATTTGGCCTTGTTATTTTTCAGGCGATAAATGGTGCGGGCAATGTGAGTCGTGCCAGCGTTCAAAACGCGCGTTTGCTTCAGCAGGTGTTGATGTGAAGCATCTTTTTAAGGAGTAA
- the tgt gene encoding tRNA guanosine(34) transglycosylase Tgt: protein MTLGEFKVHKTAGHARRATLMTAHGPVQTPVFMAVGTKATVKAMTPEELKECGTQVVLGNTYHLHLRPGEKTIAKMGGLHKFMNWHGPILTDSGGFQVFSLSQLRNMSEEGVEFRSHLDGAKHFISPEKSMEIQMDLGSDIIMAFDECLQYPATEEEIEKSMALTYRWLLRSKAAMTRKESLLFGIVQGGLSLEHRLKSMEQICSVDLPGYALGGFSVGEPIHLMHELLPHVAPKMPANKPRYLMGVGTPTDLIIAIDSGIDMFDCVMPTRVARNGTIFTWQGKVSIKRSEYREDPSPLDPECDCYTCTNYSKAYLRHLFLSGEILGSRLNTIHNIYFYMKLMERARKAIEEGRWEEFRDDCLTRFVKKER, encoded by the coding sequence ATGACATTAGGCGAATTTAAAGTTCATAAAACGGCGGGCCATGCTCGTCGTGCGACACTGATGACGGCTCACGGTCCTGTGCAGACTCCTGTTTTTATGGCGGTAGGTACAAAAGCAACTGTGAAAGCGATGACTCCCGAGGAGTTGAAAGAGTGTGGTACGCAAGTTGTTTTAGGTAACACGTATCACTTACACTTGCGTCCTGGCGAAAAGACGATTGCGAAAATGGGCGGCCTTCATAAATTTATGAACTGGCACGGACCGATTCTTACAGATTCTGGCGGTTTCCAAGTTTTCTCTTTGTCTCAGCTTCGTAATATGTCTGAAGAGGGTGTGGAGTTCCGCTCGCATCTCGATGGAGCAAAACATTTTATCTCTCCAGAAAAGAGCATGGAGATCCAAATGGATCTGGGCTCTGACATCATCATGGCGTTTGATGAATGTCTTCAATATCCAGCGACAGAAGAAGAAATCGAAAAGTCGATGGCGCTCACGTACCGTTGGTTGTTGCGTTCCAAAGCGGCGATGACTCGCAAAGAGAGTTTGCTTTTCGGAATCGTGCAAGGCGGTTTGAGTCTTGAGCACCGTTTGAAAAGCATGGAGCAAATTTGTTCCGTGGATCTTCCGGGTTATGCTCTGGGGGGATTTAGCGTTGGTGAGCCGATTCACTTGATGCATGAACTTCTTCCGCATGTGGCTCCAAAAATGCCAGCGAATAAACCGCGCTATTTGATGGGCGTGGGAACGCCGACGGATCTGATCATTGCAATTGATTCAGGAATCGATATGTTTGACTGCGTCATGCCTACGCGAGTGGCACGCAATGGAACAATCTTCACGTGGCAGGGTAAAGTCAGTATTAAGCGCAGCGAATATCGTGAAGATCCATCTCCGTTAGATCCTGAATGTGATTGTTACACTTGTACGAATTATTCAAAGGCTTATTTGCGCCATCTCTTCTTGAGTGGTGAAATTTTAGGCTCTCGTTTGAACACGATTCACAATATTTATTTCTATATGAAATTGATGGAGCGTGCTCGTAAAGCCATTGAAGAAGGTCGTTGGGAAGAGTTCCGCGACGATTGTTTAACGCGATTTGTAAAGAAAGAGCGCTAG
- the secF gene encoding protein translocase subunit SecF produces MTIIKNNESFGRFDFVGKAWLFGGISLVLVIASLIYLAVHGINYGIDFKGGTEIQVKFEKPVTIDHIRKTVDDMKLGEVGVQSFGEGNEFIVRFQGKQGATDKETNEILNKDITQIRNAITTTFADANPDIRRVDTVGPQVGAELKRNGLLAVFYGLLVILVYVGLRFDYKFAPGAVLCLFHDAVITLAVFVAVGKEVNVSILAAIMTLIGFSLNDTIVVFDRIRETEGHYHDKGFKFVINRSINEMLIRTIITSGTTFISALCLYIFADGTVQDIAFSICIGIFFGTYSSIYVAAPFVLLMEKMSLKKAKA; encoded by the coding sequence ATGACTATTATTAAGAATAATGAATCATTTGGACGTTTTGATTTCGTCGGTAAAGCTTGGCTCTTTGGCGGAATCTCTTTGGTTTTGGTTATTGCTTCTTTGATTTACCTTGCGGTTCACGGGATCAACTACGGTATCGACTTTAAAGGTGGTACTGAGATTCAGGTGAAATTTGAAAAACCAGTGACAATCGATCACATCCGTAAAACGGTGGACGATATGAAACTGGGTGAAGTGGGTGTGCAATCTTTCGGTGAAGGCAATGAATTCATCGTGCGCTTCCAAGGTAAACAAGGTGCGACAGATAAAGAGACGAATGAAATCTTGAATAAAGATATCACTCAAATCCGTAACGCGATCACAACAACTTTTGCTGATGCGAACCCTGATATCCGCCGTGTGGATACAGTGGGACCTCAAGTGGGTGCGGAGTTGAAACGTAACGGTCTTCTTGCTGTATTCTACGGCTTGCTTGTGATCTTGGTTTACGTTGGTTTGCGTTTCGATTACAAATTTGCTCCAGGCGCAGTGCTTTGCTTGTTCCATGATGCCGTGATCACATTGGCTGTGTTCGTGGCTGTTGGAAAAGAAGTGAACGTATCGATCTTAGCGGCGATCATGACTTTGATCGGTTTCTCGCTGAATGACACGATTGTGGTGTTTGACCGTATTCGTGAAACTGAAGGTCATTACCATGACAAAGGTTTCAAGTTCGTTATTAACAGATCTATCAATGAGATGTTGATACGTACGATCATCACTTCAGGTACAACGTTTATTTCCGCTCTTTGCTTGTACATTTTTGCTGATGGCACGGTTCAGGACATCGCGTTCTCTATCTGCATCGGTATCTTCTTCGGTACATACTCTTCTATCTACGTAGCAGCGCCATTCGTGCTTTTGATGGAAAAGATGTCCTTGAAAAAAGCAAAAGCTTAA
- a CDS encoding DMT family transporter, with translation MTLGPVLLLVSAFLHAAWNATAKSSQDKESFLFLTIFISGLITLGIVLTFGGFQMPTTSTWWVGVLSGIFEGLYFITLAKALRTSSLGQSYTIMRGGAMIVVWLISTIYLQERAGGIQYLGAALIFAGIVAMNLKDFSENIANFWKGNVWAYLSAIFIAGYHLCYHRALVEKADPKSLFFVAMIVSLPFLFWSLRKDPVARIMHTLRTRRKAVLFTGSAATASFLIFLYGLQISAPGFAISLRNSSIFFAVVFSYFLKESLSRSQVLGACTVGIGAFLLSL, from the coding sequence ATGACTTTAGGTCCCGTTTTATTGCTTGTTTCAGCCTTTTTACATGCTGCCTGGAATGCCACTGCGAAATCATCGCAGGATAAGGAAAGCTTTCTCTTTCTGACCATTTTTATCAGCGGTTTAATCACACTTGGGATCGTCCTCACATTTGGCGGCTTTCAAATGCCTACGACCTCGACTTGGTGGGTGGGAGTTCTTTCAGGAATTTTTGAAGGTCTTTATTTTATTACTTTGGCCAAGGCCCTGCGCACGTCCTCTTTGGGCCAATCTTATACAATCATGCGCGGTGGAGCGATGATTGTTGTGTGGTTGATATCAACGATCTATCTTCAAGAAAGAGCCGGCGGAATACAATACCTAGGAGCGGCGTTGATCTTTGCCGGTATTGTCGCCATGAATCTTAAAGACTTTTCAGAGAACATTGCAAACTTCTGGAAAGGAAACGTCTGGGCTTACCTGAGCGCTATCTTCATCGCGGGCTATCACCTTTGCTATCACCGTGCTTTGGTAGAAAAGGCCGATCCTAAATCGCTCTTCTTTGTGGCGATGATTGTGTCGCTGCCGTTCCTCTTCTGGAGCTTAAGAAAAGATCCTGTCGCGCGAATCATGCACACTTTGAGAACTCGTCGCAAGGCGGTTCTCTTTACAGGTTCTGCGGCCACGGCTTCGTTTTTAATTTTTCTTTATGGTTTACAAATCTCTGCGCCGGGTTTTGCGATCTCGTTAAGAAACTCTTCGATCTTTTTTGCCGTCGTGTTTTCCTATTTCCTAAAGGAATCACTCAGTCGCTCTCAAGTCCTCGGTGCTTGCACGGTGGGGATTGGCGCCTTTCTCTTAAGTCTTTGA